The window GGATCTGCACCTTCCACAAGCCTGAAAGGGTGGTCCTCACCCTGCTGCCCAGCTATCGGCTGCTACGCCCGCTCTTGAAGGTTCTGGCCTATCCGCTCGCATCCAGCTTGCGGCTGTTCCGCCGGTTCAATGCTCCCGAGGCCGAGGAGGAAAAGACGGAGCAGCATATTGAAGAGGAAATTCAGGCCTTTATCGATGTGGGCCAGGAAGAGGGAATCCTGAAGAAGGGAGAGGAGGAGCTCATACAGTCGGTGGTTGAATTCGGCGAAACCTCGGCCGGGGACATCATGGTTCCCCGAACCCATATGGTGACCATCAACGTCAGCGCTACCCCCGGGATGCTCAAGCAACTGATCACCTCTACCAAGCACTCCCGGGTTCCGGTGTACCGAGACCATGTGGAGAACATCGAGGGATTTGTCTATCTGAAAGACCTGATCGACATCTGGGACACCCCGGTGACTCTCGACAACCTGGAGAGCTTGGTGAGGCCCATCCAATTCGTTCCCGAGACCAAACGGGTTGCCGAGTTGCTGGCGGAATTGCAGCGACAGTCCTCCCACATGGCCATTGTGGTTGACGAGCATGGTGGCGTGGCCGGGTTGGTGACCATCGAGGATATCCTGGAGGAGATCGCAGGAGAGATCCATGACGAAGACGAGGTCGCGGAGAATTCGCCGCTGGCCAGGGACGCCAACGGTTCCTACCTGATTCCGGGGAATACGG is drawn from Acidobacteriota bacterium and contains these coding sequences:
- a CDS encoding hemolysin family protein, producing MITAGVLLAALLFLLVLTLLSIFEMSLSRTNKVAMRRMVEKLSPEAAGQIKQLMDSRLESQVDIYVGIQVCSVSIAIVLTGYLHSQFDSYLTTLPAALGLMFLVVVIFRQLIPRICTFHKPERVVLTLLPSYRLLRPLLKVLAYPLASSLRLFRRFNAPEAEEEKTEQHIEEEIQAFIDVGQEEGILKKGEEELIQSVVEFGETSAGDIMVPRTHMVTINVSATPGMLKQLITSTKHSRVPVYRDHVENIEGFVYLKDLIDIWDTPVTLDNLESLVRPIQFVPETKRVAELLAELQRQSSHMAIVVDEHGGVAGLVTIEDILEEIAGEIHDEDEVAENSPLARDANGSYLIPGNTAIEEVEDLFHIRLHSEETTTVAGFLTSVFGRVPRKGEKYDTQGVLFEVQEADHRRISKLLARQTAPPQLGR